From the genome of uncultured Bacteroides sp.:
CCTGCTCATCTTCATTTAGAATCAAATTACCTTCACGATTTAATGGTTCTAGATTTGCTTCTATACGTACCGCCTTATCTGTTTTTCGCTCTTCATCTGGATAGATGTAAAGTGAAATGTCCTCTTCTTCCTTAGCCTTCTTAACTAGCGGTTTAAATACCTGTTTAAAAAAAGGGTCTTGCAGCTTATTGTTTTCCATATAACAGTAAACAGGAACTTTCCCCGCAACAAATTGAAGCAGCTTGATATAATAAGAGATAAAAACAGAGTTCAAAGAATGATCTAGGAACCCTTTTATAACATATAGTTTGCCGGCTATTTTCCCGCATAGAAATACACCTTTAAAAGATGCACCTTTCTTTTTGCTCTCACCTGGTGCAGGGTCACCGTATATAACTAAGAATTTGAACTTGCTTAATGCAGGAATATTTCCGTAGACTACTTTTGTAAATATAGTACCCTCGCTTACCGGATTATTAAAGTACTCTGCCTGCTGTGCTTTTTTGCTGATCTTTCCAAGGCATATATCAATAAACTCTTCTGTGTTTTTATCCGGCCAAGTACTTTTGCCATTTTTATCCCGGATATTAACTATATCCCAATGATCGGCTATTTTGCCGGCTCTTTTTATACAACAATCTTTAGCAATGATATTACCACACCATAATACTAATGTAGGTTTGGAAATAGAACGAGTAGGATAAAGAGCTTTTTCGAACCAATCCCATTTTTTATTTAATGTTTCAGGATTGCGGCAATCTTCGTCTGTATCGAAATCATCACCATAAAGGATATCAGGACGAATGTTTTCGTTACGGCTACCACGGGGTGCGTTACCCGATCCAATAGCCATAAATGAAGCACCGCGCTTACAAAGGAATTCTGTTGCAGTCCATGAACCAACAGTTTGCTGATCTCCGTAAAAAGCCTTTAGTCTTCCATTTGCTTCGAAGTTGGCTAAATATGGCTTTAGAAGTCTCTCTGCACTATCCTTTGTTGCACTGAATAATACTATGTTTTTCTTTTTACCGGTTAAAGCAAGATACATAATGATAAACATTGCAATGGTACTCTTTGCCAGCTCCCGACTCCAGGATAACACTTCATACCATTCATCGTTTGCAATGATCCTTGTGATAGCTCTCTTATGGAATGGCGCAAAAGGCGCACTGGCATACTTGGGAAAGAAATATTGAATCCACTCTATTGGATGAGCTTCCAGATAGATACGCTTTTTCTCAATGTCCGCATGAGTCATGTGAACATCTACCGGGGTGGAGTTGGTAATGTCTTGTTTGTACTCTTCCCACTCTCTTATTGCATCTCTTTCACTCTGCTTCATCAGATATTATCTTTAATAAATGCATCCCAAAGTTTTGTTATTTCTTTTGCCTTATCAAGATCAACAGGTCGAAGCCATTCAATAAAGCGCATTCCAACGCTGATGATATCGGCTATACCTACATCCGTCTCCATCTTTTTAATGGCTCCTGATAGTTTGCTTATTATGTCCGCTTCGGCTGAAGTCGGGAAACGTTCACCTTCGGGGCGTTGAATAATATTTTTGTTTATCTCTGCCACTTGGCGGTGAAGGTTAGATATCTGGTCTTCACGTGTTAAGGTGATTCCTGTACGTCTTTCTTCCCACTTTTCCGATTTTATCCACTTTCCGAGTGTTTGCCGACTAATTCCAACCTTTTCCGCTATTTCCTGCTGAGTAAGGTTTTCTTTGAGATAGAGCATGCCCGCCCATTCTTTCTTTTGTACTGTGGTTAAATCTGCCATATCTTTTTACTTATTTATTGCAAAGATGGTTAAGATTAATTGTGTTTGCAAGCCTCTTGTTACGCTATAACACTTTATAGTTATGTTGTTGATTTACAAAGTTTCATTATGGAAATAGCCTATTGACACGTTTGTTTTTTTACCTCATCTTTGCACTGCTTAGATGTAAAAACAATTAATATGTTTTATTTATGAAGAAGTTTTTTAATGTAATACCAGGTACTGAAGCCGCATGTGTTTTGCTTTATGGTGTGATTGGCGATTCAGGATGGGAAGGACAGCAAAGCAGTGCTGATATAGTACGCGAACTGATGGAACTTGAAAGCGAATACAAGAACATTGATTTCCGTATAAACAGTGAAGGCGGTGAGGTTTATTCTGGAATTGCTATTATCAATGCAATTCGTAATAGCAATGCAAACATTACTATGTATATAGATGGTATTGCAGCTTCTATTGCTTCGGTTATTGCATTATGTGGCAAGCCTCTTAAAATGAGTAAGTACGCTCAATTGATGATTCACTCTGTACAAGGTGGCGCGTATGGTACTGCTTCTGATCTTTCGGAAGTTATTAATAACATTAAGTCATTAGAAGATACATTGGCTCAGATGATTGCCGATAAATGCGGGAAACCGAAAGAAGATATTATTAGTATGTACTTTGACGGCAAGGACCATTGGCTTACTGCACAGCAAGCTTATGATATGGGATTGGTAGACGAAATATATGATGTGGAAGAGCCACTCCCTGCGTATGTGAATACTCCAAAACAAATTTACACCATTTTCCAGAACAGATTAATAACTTCTCAAAAAAATAAACAAATGTTCGAAGATTTAAGAAAACGTCCATCGT
Proteins encoded in this window:
- a CDS encoding helix-turn-helix domain-containing protein is translated as MADLTTVQKKEWAGMLYLKENLTQQEIAEKVGISRQTLGKWIKSEKWEERRTGITLTREDQISNLHRQVAEINKNIIQRPEGERFPTSAEADIISKLSGAIKKMETDVGIADIISVGMRFIEWLRPVDLDKAKEITKLWDAFIKDNI
- a CDS encoding head maturation protease, ClpP-related produces the protein MKKFFNVIPGTEAACVLLYGVIGDSGWEGQQSSADIVRELMELESEYKNIDFRINSEGGEVYSGIAIINAIRNSNANITMYIDGIAASIASVIALCGKPLKMSKYAQLMIHSVQGGAYGTASDLSEVINNIKSLEDTLAQMIADKCGKPKEDIISMYFDGKDHWLTAQQAYDMGLVDEIYDVEEPLPAYVNTPKQIYTIFQNRLITSQKNKQMFEDLRKRPSFANCADDAAVLQHIAVLEEGAAKVPDLENEITDLKGKITVFLNKAKEAEEAEIKTIVDTAIAEERFTEKQRPTYTALLKADRTNGQAAIESLKPKKRVMTNLHQPEEGGKGAWTARMEEIANKNK